In the genome of Leptospira ryugenii, the window AGAAAAGATGAAACGAACTAACAGAAAAAGTTTTTTAAGAACAAGCCTCCTCTTAGGAGGAGGTTTGTTTTTCACAGGGAAAATCCTCTCTGAAATAAAAGAGAAGGCAGAGAATCCTGATACAATTCTAGACGAAAATGACCCAACACCGAACGCACTTGGGTTTCACCACGATGCATCCAAAACAGATTTTAGTTTGTATCCGGAAAGAAGGGCAAAGACACAAAAGGACAATATATGCAAGAATTGCCAACAATACCAAAGGGTAGATGAGCGATGGGGACGCTGTTCAATTATGGGAGCCAATCTAGTCTCCCAGTCTGGATGGTGTTCTGCCTTTACCAAAAAAATGTAATCAGGTGTCTGGATTTGTTTTATGGCCCAATGGCTAGGGAATATTCTATTTCACTTAACAAATCATTGGTGGAGAATTATTTAAAATTTTTGCGTATACCCTATCCCGATCCAAAACAAATGTCTTGGGATAGTTTGGTTCTGGTAAGAATCTTTTGCCAAGATTTTGAGTGGTTCTGCTAAACCACTTTGTTGGATCGCCATATACACTAGTTCATTTTGCAAACCATAAAGCTTTGATGGATCTGCTATACGACCATCCCTTTCACTAAGATTTGAAAAAGCAAAGTTATTTTGAGAGTTTTGGAAGTATGTTCTGTTGTTGTCATACAAATCAATGTCTGGACGGTATACATGGTTCAATGAGACAAAAAAATCCTGCCATATAAACTTCCAGTTGGTTGTTAGATCATTAAATCCTGATTTTTTGGAAGTGTTATTGTTCAACCACTGGTATCCCAAACTGCTCATCCATTCTAAAGATATGGGTTTGTCAGAAAAGAATGTGTGAGACAATGAAAAGGATGAGTATTGATTTCCATAGCCACCACCTACATCATAGGATGTTTGTGTAAAGGTTTGGATGGTTGGTTTTAAAGATTCACGAAGCCAGGGCAACTCCCACCAAATAAAAAATTCATTCCAGGTATATTTATTGGATCTATCATTTTTATAATACCACCAAGTTCCCACTGTGAAACTTCCAAACCTACCCGCCTCCATTTCATAGGCAAAGGTTGTAAACAACCCGTCAGATCTTTGCATCCCATTTTTTTCTGCGTAAGGTTTAACTCGGCTTGGATCAAGTGCACATGGATTTAAAAAAGCATTGTCAGGCAAAGCTTTATTGCATTTGTCCGTATATACATTGTTTGCTGGATCATAAAAGACAGAACTCCCCTGTGCATCTGGGCTAAAGTTTCCATTGGTCCATCGATCCTGCCATTGGTTTAGCTGCACAGGGAGTGCTCCTGGATAGGATTGTATTCGTTGGTCAGAATCTCGATCTGACCTACCTTTTAAGGCAATGTTTCCCTCGAGTTCAAAATAAAACCCATTTGTATGGGCCACCCTTGCAACGGGTACATAGGTATACGCTTGGGCAAAACTAGAATAGGGTGTATTGTTTCTTCGTGCAAGATAGTCGCCAGTAAAGCTCTGTCCTCTCCAAATAAAATCATTCACCACCTCATGGGTAACTTCTATACTGATAGTCTCCTCTTCTTTCTCTGCCTCTTCGGAAGAATTGATTTGGGTATCTTTTGCCTGTTTTGTGGTAATTTTCTTTGAATCTGGTTGTACCGCAGTTGGATTTTGTTTCGGTTCTGAAAATAGGCTTACGGAAAAGAAAAAAAGGAAAACTACGGTACGGAAGAAGATCATGATTTCGTTTTGCGTTTCTCCTTTAAGTAATGCAAAGCACCAGTGGACCAAAGAGCCCATAGAATCAAAACAGGTTGGAAAAACAAACGTATCAATCGTTTTTCATCAGTGTCCAAACCAAAGGCGCTGATGCCATTTGTATACTGAGAGATATTGCCAGGAAAGATCGCTACAAAGAATAATGCCAATAAAATTCCCACCTTAATTTGTTGTTTCACCCAAAAGAGCATAGACAGGCCAAGTGCGATTTCCACAAGTCCTGAGGATACTACCACAAAATCCATAAATGTTGGATCCGAAGGTAGCCACCTTGGTACCTGAGCTAAAAACTCCTGCCTTTGAAACGTTAGGTGGCCAATGCCTGCCAATGTCATAAAAGCACCTAATAGAATACGTAATGTTTTTTGAAAAATATTAGTTTCCATACTTTCTCCTATCTTCTTAGACAGAATGCATTGTCCTTACATGTAAGTTTTGTATTGAAGAGTATGTAAAATTTATCTAAAAATTCCCTTTCATAATTTGATTTGAAGAATAATGGAGTTTTACATTGACAAAACAAAAACATTTGCAATCGAAGAGTGAGAGTGCAATCTGTTCTAAATTACCTTTAAATACCCATCATTTAACAGATCTTAAATTCTTTTATTTCATGCCAGCAAGCAACTGATCTAATTTCTGGTAGCTCATTTCCATTCCATCCGACATGCCTGAATCTAAGGCAGTCTTTCTGATATCCGCATTCGGATAACGGCAAACCAATTTCATAAGTGTACGATCGGCATCTTTTGTGAAGCTGAGCCAATTCCAAGAAGCTAGTGATTCATCGATTGCATTCTGATTGATTTGATCAGGATCAGGAAGAAAGATTTCCGTATTTACGATTTTAAACGGTGTCTCTAACTCTTTAAAAAAACCCATCATCCCAAACCTACCATTTTGCGGGTGCGACCAGATATAGAGATAGGTGCCGCCCACACGAAGATCCACCTTGCAACGTTCAAAGACCCAGGCAGGCGGGCCTGTAAGCCACTTTTGGATGAGTTTTGCTTCTGTATGGCAAGAAAAAAGTGCATCTGGACTTGCACGGAAATGCCGTTGGAACTCAATTTCTGTCTGTCCTTTCACAGAACTTTGTAATCTTTCAATGAATGCCTTGGCCATCCTTACATCCCTTTGCTACCATTTTCAAAATGGAAACAGTGCATTGGACTCTTTAGAAGATAAGAATGACAAGCAGTTTATTTTTTCAATAGGATGGTAGAAACGGCGAGTAGATCGGAGATAAGCTTGGGATCATCTGTCAGGCGATAGCATTGTAAGACACCTTCGTATACCATAAAAATCTGGCGCGCCAATACATTTGTGTTTTTGTCTTTTGGAACAAGGCCTTGTGTCTGTGCTTGCTTCAAATATGTGTCTAAAGAAGAGACTGTTTTATTAACAATCGATTCGATCTCTTCTTTGATCACATTTTCTGATCTCGAAATTTGGGCGCGGAAGTTTGCCATACCACAGCCATACAATTTCTTTTGCCTTGCTTCTCTTTGGATCACTTTGGTCCAAGCAGAGATAAAATCGATAGGATCAGGGTATTTTTTCATCAATACCTTTAGTAGATCTAGATTTTCTTCCGAGTAGAGTTTTAATACCTCCCTACCCAACTCTTCTTTTGATGGGAAGTGTTGGTACAGACTTGCCTTTACCGTGTTGGCCTCTGCAACGATTTGGTTTAAGCCCGTTTCAGCATATCCATTTTCCAGGAAAAGGCGCCTACTTGTCTCGAGAAGTCTGAAACGAGTCCCTTTTTTTTCCATATCTCATTCTCCAGGAAATTCCAAAGGAAAAAAATCACAAGAAATATACATACCAGTCAGTATGTTTTTTTCTTGCAAAATTATACATACCAGTCGGTATGTATTTATGAGTGAAGAATTTATCGATATCCATAATAAAGCTATTACGGTGACAGATGCCATGTCTACAAGGCACAGTATCAGGCAATTCTTAGATAAACCTGTTCCCAAAGAAGTCCTGGACCGTATTTTTTCAACGGCACTCCGTGCACCTAGTTGGAAAAATTCCCAACCCTGGAAGTTACACATCGTACAAGGACAAAAGAAAATCGAATTGGCAAAAGAAATGAGTGAACATGCAATGCAGTCTAGTCCACAACCAGAAACTGCTTGGCCAGAAGGCTATCCAAGTGATGCCAAAAAACGCATGTTTGATTTGGGGATGCGAGTTTATGGAGTTGCGGGCATTGACCGTAAGGACAAAGAGGCTCGAGACCAATTTACGCTCCGTAATTTTCAGTTCTTTGACGCGCCTGTAGCTGTTTTTTTAAGCACGAGGTTTGAACTTAGTTTTTTTGTGGGGATTGATATAGGTTGCTTAGTTCAGTCTGTACTCCTATTAGCAAGAGAAGAAGGCTTAGGTTCCTGTGCACAAGCTGCACTAGGTGCTTTTCCTCAAGTCGTAAAAAAGAGTTTATCTTTACCTGAGGAAGAAAAAGTCATCTTGGGTTTTAGTCTTGGTTATCCGAAGCCCGATTCTGATTTGAATCGCTTCCATACACCGAGGGAAGGAAAAGACAGTCTCATCCAGTACTATTCCTGAGACTTAAATTCATTCCACATAAAAAGAAACGATAGGAAATGCTTGCAATTCATTCGGTGGCCTTGTACACTTTTCTTGTCTATGGCTTTCTCTCGAAGGATCAGTCTAACAGTGTTTCTGCTTCTTTTTATGGGGAATTTTTTGTACCAGCGTGTTGTAGACAATGAAATCAACTGTGGCCTGTTAGGTAGCCCAGAGAGTACTTGTCCTTATGCATTTTTAGACCATAGTCTTGGGCATTCCGACCATGGATTGGAAGAGGATGGCGATCATGAAGACCATGTTTGTTTTTCCTGCCCTTGCAATGCTATTGCCTTTTTTCAAATAAGTTTGCATTTATCCCAAGTATTTGTTCACATCCAAACCGTCTATGTTGTCACCCACGAACAGTTAGAGCCACTCTCTCTACGTCTCTCATCTCTCTTCCGTCCCCCAAAAACCTCGATCCTTTTCTCTTAGATTTATCTTTCATCAAATCGAGGTTTCTATGGGTAGTTTTTTACCTAAATATTTGTTTTATTACAAACAATGTATTTTATTTTATATAATCTTATTTACTTCAGCCTTATTTGCTGAAGAGAATATTCGTACACGCTGTTCGGAAGAAAAACAGCTAACTTCACTTAGCAAATGTTTGGTTCAGGAACTTCCAGAATTTAAAATGGAAGAATTAAAACTTGGCGAGATGCGAGGGAGAAAAAAAATAGCATCCTATTTATTTCCTCAAAACCCTTTGTTTAACCAATATCTTGCACAAAGACAAGGAAACTCCACATCTCTAATAGGCAATGCTCCTACATCCGCTCAAAATTTCCAGGTGATGGTAAGCCAAGAAATTTACACAAACGGAAAACGAGAAATTGCGATGCAGATTGCAGATGAAGAATTCCAATCGCAAGTGCTTAGATTGGAAACCACGCGTAGATTGTATGAATTTGAAGTATTAAAAAAGTTATATCGATTTCGGACGATCCATGAGGAAGAAAGAAATTTGTTTGAGACACTATCGCTTACACAAGATATCAAAAAAATTGCCAAAGCAAGGATCAAAGAAGGCCTGTCGCCGGGGATTGACGAAGCGCTCACAGAAGCCGAAGAAATCCGAGTCTATCGATTATGGGCACAAAGCAAACGTTTGTTGGAATCCACTAAATCAGAGCTTGAACTTTTACTAAAACTAGACCTTACCAGGGATTGGATACACCAAAAAGATTGGATTCTGCAAAATGAAACTTTCGCCAACAAATCTGAGTTGGTGCAAATGGCAATCATGCTGCGACCGGAATTAAAGTTAACGGAAAACGAGATTCAAATTGCAAATTTAGAATGGAACCGAACCAAGAAAGAGAAAATTCCGAATGTAAGTTTGGGAGCATTTGCTCAAAATGATGGCTTCAATGAACGTGTGATTGGTGGTCTGGTCAGTTTTCCCATTCTAGTTTGGAGAGATTTTGAAGGAGAACTGTTGGTAACAAAGACAAAAGTTCAGGTATCAAAAGAAAAATACCAATTAACGGAGAGAAGTATCAAACAAGAGGTTCTCCAGGCAGTGGCAAACTATAGCATTTTAAATGAAGAGATCAAACTCTACGAATCTGAAAAAATGATCCGAGCAGAAAATGACATCAAAAATCTACAAGAAGCAGTTCGATTTGGTAGAGTCAGGCTTTTAGAGGCTATTCAACAACAAAGAATATTACTGCAAACAAAACTCTTGTATCTGAATGCAAAGCTCGAATGGGAATTGGCAACAATCGAGCTTACTAGAGTTTTAGGACTTCCAATCGAACAATTGGAGGCAAAAAAATGAGAACCAAATACATTGCTCTACTTATACTTTCTGCATTAGGTTTTGGATTTTATTTATGGAAGAGAGGCAAAGAAAAACCTCAAGCCCGAGAGATCCATACCTCGAATCAGATTCTAGAGATTACGGACGAACAAAGGAAAGGACTTTTGATTGAAACCCAAATTGTCCGAGAAACAGAAATCATTTCAAAACTTGAACTCTTGGGAGAAACCGAAGCGGTCCCCGATCAAAAGATGGATGTGATCGCTCGTATCCCAGGGCGCATTCTAAAAGTATACTTCGTGGAAGGCGATAAAGTTCAAAAAGGAGCCAAACTTGTTTCGATTGATTCTCCTGAATTGGCAAAACTTCGGTCAAACTACCAAATTTCAAAATCAAAATGGAAAGCTGCCGAAGAAAATTTAAATCGAATACAACGTTTAGTCCAAATGAATTTAGCCGCCAAACAAGAGCTAATAGATGCTGAAGCTTCTTTCAAAGTGGTGGATGCCGAAAAGAGAGCATCAGAAGAATATTTGAGAGCAAATGGTCTGGCACTCGACCAGTCATATTCAGGAATTTATACAATCTTTGCTCCCATCTCTGGGAAGGCACTAACTAGAAATGCAATCCCTGGATCATTGGTAACCTCTGACCAAGTTTTTACAAGTATCGCAAATTTAGACACACTTTGGTTCCAAGCCAAGATCTTTGAAGGGGATTTGCAATTTTTAACTGAAGGAGCAAATGCTGAGATCTTTTTAAATTCCTATCCAGAGGATATCTTTACAGCTAAACTTGATCATATTGGGGAACAGGTTGATGCACAATCACGGACCGTTCATGCTCGTCTCATTTTTAAAAACCATAATCAGAAAGCAAAAATTGGATTATTTGGGAAAGCTCTGATCCAAAGGCAGAAAAAAAGAGGCATCGTCATTCCCAAGGCTTCCATCCAGTCTTATCAAAATAAAACTTTTGTTTTGCTTGAAACAGAGCCTAACAAATTTCTTTGGAGAGCTGTAACAAAAGGGATAGAAACGGCTGAGGAAGTAGAGATTACAGATGGGCTAAGAGAAGGCGAAACCATTGTAAGCAAAGGCTCCTTTGCACTCAAAGCAATGTTGTTTAAGTCAACATTTGGAGGGGAGTGAATGGAATTGCTCACACACATTGTAAGATTTTCCTTACATCACCGGTTCCTGACGATACTCTCTACTCTATTGGTTTCAGGTTTTGGATTGTATGCAACCTACCACTTAAAAGTAGATGCTGTTCCCGATATCACAAATGTCCAAGTGCAAATTGTAACTACTGCACCCTCACTTTCCACTTTAGAAATTGAGCAATACATTAGTTTGCCTGTCGAAAGAGCAATTACTGGGGTTCCTAATTTAGAAATTGTTCGCTCTGTTTCTCGTTATGGCTTTTCATTAGTGACTGCCATTTTTAAAGAAGGAACTCCTATTATGTTAGCAAGGCAGTTGGTAAGCGAACGACTCACGGAAGCAGGAGAAAATATTCCATCCAAATATGGGAAACCGATGATTGGACCTATGAGTACTGGTCTCGGTGAAGTATTTCAGTTTACCTTGGAAAGTGATTCACATTCGGCGATGGAATTGACTACCTATCTTAACTGGAATATCAATCCACAACTCAAAACAGTACCCGGTATCGTAGAAGTAAATACATTTGGCGGTGCAACAAAACAATACCAGGTGCTAGTAGATTTACATAAAGCAGCAGCATTGGGTGTTCCGCTTGCAAAGATTGTAGAGGCTGTGCAATCCAACAATCTATCAACAGGTTCTGGTTATATTGAAACTTTCGGTGAACAGTTGATAGTGGGAACAGATGGGTTCTTAAAGTCCATAGATGATTTCAAAAAAATAGAAGTAGGAACATCTGCTGATGGATTTCCCATCTATCTAGAAAACCTGGGTACTATTCAGGAAGGAACCAGACTCCGTAAAGGAGCTGCAACCTCAATGGGTAAAAGTGAAGTAACAGGAGCAGTCACCTTAATGATATTAGGTGGAAATTCTCTTGAAGTCACAAATGCAGTAAAAGAAAAAATCAAGGAGATTGAACCCACCCTTCCCAAAGGAATGAGAATTATTCCCTACTATGATCGTTCTATCATGGTAAAAAATACTCTCAAAACAATACTTTGGAATTTATCGGAGGGTGCAATTCTTGTCATTGTCATTCTCTTCTTAATGATTGGGGACTTTCGATCTGGTCTCGTAATAGCGGCGATGATTCCTCTCTCTATGTTGTTTGCACTTACCTTGATGTTTTGGCGTGATTTGCCTGCAAATCTAATGTCGATGGGAGCGATTGATTTTGGACTGATAGTCGATGGTGCTGTTATTTTGATAGAAAATGCTCATAGACACCTAAGCTTTATGAAAACAAAGCTAAAAAGAAATCTAACAGATGAGGAACAAAAAGAGACCATACTGAAAGCAACGATAGAAGTCCGGAAAGCGACTATCTTTGGCGAAATCATCATTGCCATAGTGTATGTTCCAATCTTAACCCTTTCTGGCACAGAAGGAAAAATGTTCATCCCAATGGCAATTACTGTATTACTGGCATTAGCTGGTGCATTTCTATATACTCTTACAATAATCCCAGTCCTTGCTAGCCTCTTTTTAAGAGGGAATCATATAGCCGAACATGAAACCTACTTTTTTTCCAAAATCCAATCTTGGTATCTCCCAAAATTTAATTACTGTCTTGAGAATCCAAAGCAGATTATGTATGGCTCAGCTGGTGTTTTTATAATCTCTATCCTAATCTTTGCACAAATGGGTGGTGAATTTTTACCAAAACTAGATGAAGGCAACCTCCTAATCGAAGTGAGTCGGTATCCTTCCACCTCACTAAGCCAGTCATTAACTTCTTCCTTGAAAATAGAGAAAACGATTTTAGAGAATATACCTGAAGTGAATCGTATTGTGTCTAGGACCGGATCCCCTGAGCTTGCCATTGAACCTATGGGCGTCGAAAAAACTGATATATATTTGGATATGTTGGATAGATCCAAATGGACCATGCCCAAAGAACAGATTGAACGCAAAATATCTGATTTGATTTCTCAACATGCTCCCGAAGTAGCATTTGGTCTTTCTCAGCCTATAGAAATGCGTAATAACGAAATGATGGCAGGGATACGTGCTGATGTCGGTATTAAAATATATGGAGAGGATTTGAACGAGCTTAAAATCATTGCCGAATCAGTTTCCGAAGAAATTAAAAATATTTCCGGAGTTGATGACTTACGTATCGAACAAACCTTTGGTTTGGAATATTTAAGATTGAAACCCAATCGTGAAAAATTAGCACGTAACCACCAATCGATTATCGATTTCAATCAAACTGTGGAAGCTATCTCATCAGGTGTACCTGCGGGAATCGTATATGAAGGAATGAAACGATTCGAAATCGTTGTAAAAGCGAAAGATGTATTCCAATTGGACCAAGTTAAAAATCTTCCTTTTTATGTTGGAAAAAATAACTTTGCTCCTTTGCGCGAATTATCTGAGATTTTTATTGAAGATGGTCCTGTGCAAATTTTACATGAGAACCAGAGCCGATACGCCTTAGTTCAATTCAATATTAGAGGCAATGATTTAGTAAATACTGTTAAAATGGTTAAAGATACCATCGATTCAAAAAAACTCATTCCTTCTGGATATTTTTATCGATTAGGGGGAGAGTACGAAAAGTACATATCAGCAAGAAATCGCTTACTCATTGTTCTCCCGATCACATTGTGTTTAATCTTAATTATCCTTTATTTTGCATTCGGAGATTTGAGATCAGCATTGCTCATTTTCTTAAATGTTCCAATCGCTATTTCGGGAGGTATACTGGCTCTATTTCTTCGGGATCTAAATTTCAGTATTTCGGCAGGAATTGGCTTCATTGCATTATTTGGAATCGCTGTGCTCAATGGTTTGGTCCTAGTCACCTTTATCCGAAGCCTGGAAGGCCAAGGACTCGATCACCGAGAAGCGGTGAGACAAGGTTCTCTCAGTAGATTACGACCCGTGCTCACTACAGCTCTCCTTGCTTCGATTGGTTTTTTACCCATGGCTTTGAGCAGTTCTCCAGGAGCAGAAGTGCAAAGACCCCTTGCGAGTGTCGTCATTGGCGGACTGATCACAGCGAGTTGTCTAACTCTTTTTGTTTTGCCCGTAGTGTATTTGCGCTTAGGAAAAAAGGTGTGAGGACCTAAATTTACTTTTCAGTTTCTATTTTCTTATTTCACTATGTATTTCGAGGTAAAAAATGAAATCGATTGTACGATTGTTAATGTTAGTTGCTACATTTGCAGTGATCCAATGTGGGAAATCATCCCAATCTCCCGAGGAAAAGTTAGTGGAGATTTTACCAAAGTTTCAAAACGTTCTCTGCTCTAAGATGATGGAATGTTCAAAGGCAGAGATGGCACAAATCCCTGAGCAGTACAGAAGTATGATCCCTCCTTTTATGCAATCTCAAGAGAAATGTGTCGGATTCTTTAACCAGAAGTTTGAAGAAGGCAAAAAACAAAGACAAGAAGAGAAGAGAGAGATTACTATGGAAGAGGTCAATGCATTCGAATCTTGTATCAATGCCTTAGACAAAACAAATTGTAGTGCCTTTAAAGATGGAAAGCCAAGCATACCAGGTTGCGAAGCCCTAGAATCTTTAAAATAGATCTTTCCTTCTATTTCAGACTCTTTTCTCGATAAAAACATTTTTGAGAGAAAAGAGTGCAGCCAAAAATAGCAGACCCACACTTAAAATACGAAATGGCAATGTCCCATACTTGATGTAAAAAGTTTCGTTATTTTGTTTGCTCGGGAAAAAATCTATTGCCCGATACCCTCTTGTATTCCGAGCTAATCCCAAATCAATCTCTCTACCCCATGGGTCAAAAAGCACCGTAACACCCGATACTGCAGAACGAATCACAGGTATCCCTAGCTCAAGTGCCCTCAATTTTCCAGCTCCTGCATGTTGCAATGCCTCTCGTTCACTTTCAAACCAAGAATCATTGGTTAGGTTAACCATAAATTGGGATTTATGCCTAGCTACTCTCTCTCTCATTGCTTCTGAGTACAAAAGTTCGTAACAAATTGAGCCCGAAAATTTAAGCTCCATCCCTTTTTTGGATGAAAACCGAAATACTGGCATTCCGTTTCCTGGTTTGTGATGGCTTGCCTCTCCAAACCATCTCTGCACAAAGGGGAAAAGGTCAGCCAATGGAACATACTCTCCGAATGGTAATAAAATTTCTTTGTAAGCTCTCTCGGATTCAATTGCTCCATTCCCTAAAAAACTTATGGAATTCCTTGAACCTTGGTCCCAAACTAACTCTGAATAGATGACTCCTGCCGATGATTTCTTTCTCCAAACATTGACAATATCTAGAAAAGTTTGACTAAACATAGGATCATTATCGTCTCCTTTCTTTGTACCCAAAAAAGGAATGGAAGATTCGGGAAGTAGTATGAGATCAATTTGATTTCCAGAATTCTCGATAGATTCCATACCCAAATCAAAAACATTTTGAATGGTATGGCTCATAAAATCTCTATTTTCTCTATCGAGATCTTTCGCATAAGGTGTATTTGGTTGCAATAATAAAAGGGAAATCGATTTTTCGCCATCGATGGGCCGGAGTAGTAAAATAAAATTTAAAATAAGAAGCAAGACTAATGGAAGGATGTACAAATATCTCATCCAAGCTACTTTCTTCGGAAGCAAAAAGAGATAAATAGAGGAAATAGCAAATATTGTTAAAAAGGCCATCGCCTCTGTCCCAAAGAAAGCAGATTGCCTCCAAAGGATATGATTGCGAAATAGATCTGCCCAATATACGGGAAATACCATTGGAAACAAACTATCACTTAGCAAAAATAGAGAAGGAATACCAAAGAGAAAGAGAAACACTTCTGATAACCGCCCTTTCCGCAAGAAATGGACACCTATGGGTATAAATATAATTTTATAAAAAGAAAATAGACCATAGAGAATAAACAAAAGTAAACAATAAGGCAATGAAAAACCCGTTATATTTTGAA includes:
- a CDS encoding efflux RND transporter periplasmic adaptor subunit, with translation MRTKYIALLILSALGFGFYLWKRGKEKPQAREIHTSNQILEITDEQRKGLLIETQIVRETEIISKLELLGETEAVPDQKMDVIARIPGRILKVYFVEGDKVQKGAKLVSIDSPELAKLRSNYQISKSKWKAAEENLNRIQRLVQMNLAAKQELIDAEASFKVVDAEKRASEEYLRANGLALDQSYSGIYTIFAPISGKALTRNAIPGSLVTSDQVFTSIANLDTLWFQAKIFEGDLQFLTEGANAEIFLNSYPEDIFTAKLDHIGEQVDAQSRTVHARLIFKNHNQKAKIGLFGKALIQRQKKRGIVIPKASIQSYQNKTFVLLETEPNKFLWRAVTKGIETAEEVEITDGLREGETIVSKGSFALKAMLFKSTFGGE
- a CDS encoding TolC family protein; its protein translation is MGSFLPKYLFYYKQCILFYIILFTSALFAEENIRTRCSEEKQLTSLSKCLVQELPEFKMEELKLGEMRGRKKIASYLFPQNPLFNQYLAQRQGNSTSLIGNAPTSAQNFQVMVSQEIYTNGKREIAMQIADEEFQSQVLRLETTRRLYEFEVLKKLYRFRTIHEEERNLFETLSLTQDIKKIAKARIKEGLSPGIDEALTEAEEIRVYRLWAQSKRLLESTKSELELLLKLDLTRDWIHQKDWILQNETFANKSELVQMAIMLRPELKLTENEIQIANLEWNRTKKEKIPNVSLGAFAQNDGFNERVIGGLVSFPILVWRDFEGELLVTKTKVQVSKEKYQLTERSIKQEVLQAVANYSILNEEIKLYESEKMIRAENDIKNLQEAVRFGRVRLLEAIQQQRILLQTKLLYLNAKLEWELATIELTRVLGLPIEQLEAKK
- a CDS encoding high-potential iron-sulfur protein, with protein sequence MKRTNRKSFLRTSLLLGGGLFFTGKILSEIKEKAENPDTILDENDPTPNALGFHHDASKTDFSLYPERRAKTQKDNICKNCQQYQRVDERWGRCSIMGANLVSQSGWCSAFTKKM
- a CDS encoding efflux RND transporter permease subunit, whose product is MELLTHIVRFSLHHRFLTILSTLLVSGFGLYATYHLKVDAVPDITNVQVQIVTTAPSLSTLEIEQYISLPVERAITGVPNLEIVRSVSRYGFSLVTAIFKEGTPIMLARQLVSERLTEAGENIPSKYGKPMIGPMSTGLGEVFQFTLESDSHSAMELTTYLNWNINPQLKTVPGIVEVNTFGGATKQYQVLVDLHKAAALGVPLAKIVEAVQSNNLSTGSGYIETFGEQLIVGTDGFLKSIDDFKKIEVGTSADGFPIYLENLGTIQEGTRLRKGAATSMGKSEVTGAVTLMILGGNSLEVTNAVKEKIKEIEPTLPKGMRIIPYYDRSIMVKNTLKTILWNLSEGAILVIVILFLMIGDFRSGLVIAAMIPLSMLFALTLMFWRDLPANLMSMGAIDFGLIVDGAVILIENAHRHLSFMKTKLKRNLTDEEQKETILKATIEVRKATIFGEIIIAIVYVPILTLSGTEGKMFIPMAITVLLALAGAFLYTLTIIPVLASLFLRGNHIAEHETYFFSKIQSWYLPKFNYCLENPKQIMYGSAGVFIISILIFAQMGGEFLPKLDEGNLLIEVSRYPSTSLSQSLTSSLKIEKTILENIPEVNRIVSRTGSPELAIEPMGVEKTDIYLDMLDRSKWTMPKEQIERKISDLISQHAPEVAFGLSQPIEMRNNEMMAGIRADVGIKIYGEDLNELKIIAESVSEEIKNISGVDDLRIEQTFGLEYLRLKPNREKLARNHQSIIDFNQTVEAISSGVPAGIVYEGMKRFEIVVKAKDVFQLDQVKNLPFYVGKNNFAPLRELSEIFIEDGPVQILHENQSRYALVQFNIRGNDLVNTVKMVKDTIDSKKLIPSGYFYRLGGEYEKYISARNRLLIVLPITLCLILIILYFAFGDLRSALLIFLNVPIAISGGILALFLRDLNFSISAGIGFIALFGIAVLNGLVLVTFIRSLEGQGLDHREAVRQGSLSRLRPVLTTALLASIGFLPMALSSSPGAEVQRPLASVVIGGLITASCLTLFVLPVVYLRLGKKV
- a CDS encoding TetR/AcrR family transcriptional regulator, whose protein sequence is MEKKGTRFRLLETSRRLFLENGYAETGLNQIVAEANTVKASLYQHFPSKEELGREVLKLYSEENLDLLKVLMKKYPDPIDFISAWTKVIQREARQKKLYGCGMANFRAQISRSENVIKEEIESIVNKTVSSLDTYLKQAQTQGLVPKDKNTNVLARQIFMVYEGVLQCYRLTDDPKLISDLLAVSTILLKK
- a CDS encoding LA_2478/LA_2722/LA_4182 family protein, whose product is MKSIVRLLMLVATFAVIQCGKSSQSPEEKLVEILPKFQNVLCSKMMECSKAEMAQIPEQYRSMIPPFMQSQEKCVGFFNQKFEEGKKQRQEEKREITMEEVNAFESCINALDKTNCSAFKDGKPSIPGCEALESLK
- a CDS encoding nitroreductase yields the protein MSEEFIDIHNKAITVTDAMSTRHSIRQFLDKPVPKEVLDRIFSTALRAPSWKNSQPWKLHIVQGQKKIELAKEMSEHAMQSSPQPETAWPEGYPSDAKKRMFDLGMRVYGVAGIDRKDKEARDQFTLRNFQFFDAPVAVFLSTRFELSFFVGIDIGCLVQSVLLLAREEGLGSCAQAALGAFPQVVKKSLSLPEEEKVILGFSLGYPKPDSDLNRFHTPREGKDSLIQYYS
- a CDS encoding DoxX family protein, whose product is METNIFQKTLRILLGAFMTLAGIGHLTFQRQEFLAQVPRWLPSDPTFMDFVVVSSGLVEIALGLSMLFWVKQQIKVGILLALFFVAIFPGNISQYTNGISAFGLDTDEKRLIRLFFQPVLILWALWSTGALHYLKEKRKTKS
- a CDS encoding SRPBCC domain-containing protein → MAKAFIERLQSSVKGQTEIEFQRHFRASPDALFSCHTEAKLIQKWLTGPPAWVFERCKVDLRVGGTYLYIWSHPQNGRFGMMGFFKELETPFKIVNTEIFLPDPDQINQNAIDESLASWNWLSFTKDADRTLMKLVCRYPNADIRKTALDSGMSDGMEMSYQKLDQLLAGMK